One region of Candidatus Saccharibacteria bacterium genomic DNA includes:
- a CDS encoding non-canonical purine NTP pyrophosphatase, which yields MKRLPVFITGNQEKANRLGRLLGLELEHLKLDLDEIQSSDPSVVIDHKARQAYGAVSKPVLVDDASMWFNALNGLPGPLIKLFVHAPSGLENLCRMADGLASRRATAQAYFGIYDGETMTIMHGEISGEIADHPRGNGGFTHGWDNVFCLDGHGGKTLAELSQKEFDEVYAQIRPIAKLKKYLEEKL from the coding sequence ATGAAACGGCTCCCCGTCTTTATTACTGGCAACCAAGAAAAGGCAAATCGCCTAGGTAGACTGCTTGGATTAGAGCTTGAACACTTGAAGCTTGATCTTGACGAAATACAGTCAAGCGACCCAAGCGTCGTTATTGACCACAAAGCTAGGCAAGCCTACGGTGCGGTCTCGAAACCTGTGCTTGTCGATGATGCTAGTATGTGGTTCAATGCCTTAAATGGCCTGCCTGGGCCGCTGATTAAACTTTTTGTGCATGCGCCGAGTGGACTTGAAAACCTCTGTCGCATGGCTGACGGCCTGGCCTCTCGCCGCGCTACTGCTCAGGCTTATTTTGGTATATACGACGGGGAAACAATGACGATTATGCATGGTGAAATTTCCGGTGAAATCGCTGATCACCCACGCGGTAATGGCGGCTTTACTCACGGTTGGGATAACGTATTCTGTTTAGACGGCCACGGCGGCAAAACCCTCGCAGAACTTTCACAAAAAGAATTTGACGAGGTGTATGCGCAAATTAGACCAATTGCAAAACTAAAAAAATATTTGGAGGAAAAACTTTGA